The proteins below are encoded in one region of Paenibacillus albus:
- a CDS encoding serine hydrolase domain-containing protein produces the protein MPRTTPESVGIPSQAISNLLDAWRESNLELHSMMIVRHGQVAAEGWWAPYEPQLSHMMFSLSKSFTSTAIGLAVAEGLLSLDDAVISFFPEESPEEPSANLRAMRIRHLLMMGTGHEVDTMQYLAVAEDGDWVRAFVQAPVEREPGTHFVYNSGATYMLSAIIQKVSGQKLLDYLQPRLLDPLGITEATWEACPRGIHTGGWGMTLTTESIAKFGQLYLQRGVWDDKRVLTEAWVNEATSKQINNGDDEANDWAQGYGYQFWRCRHGAYRGDGAFGQFCIVLPEKDTVIALTSGTNDMQGVLNGIWTHLLPALNDETSAAASTAEDAAALNSKLARLTLEPPRIIAEEASTESKVNGRRYVLEENSLQLTALTIQFEADAALVTIESSEGEFVLRCARGEWAEGRGIMPQGAPFQRGQNLRMMSSFTWSEPDKLTITARYIETPFSVKADYQFSEDELVVQQKVNVSFMPPELPTLRGRS, from the coding sequence TTGCCGCGAACAACCCCGGAGTCGGTCGGTATTCCATCCCAAGCGATCTCGAATTTGCTTGATGCTTGGCGCGAATCGAATCTCGAGCTGCACAGCATGATGATTGTACGCCACGGTCAAGTGGCTGCGGAAGGCTGGTGGGCGCCATACGAGCCGCAGCTGTCGCATATGATGTTCTCTCTTAGCAAAAGCTTCACGTCAACCGCCATCGGTCTCGCCGTTGCCGAAGGGCTGCTTTCTCTGGACGATGCGGTCATTTCGTTCTTCCCCGAAGAGTCGCCGGAGGAGCCTTCTGCGAACCTCCGCGCGATGCGCATACGCCATCTGCTTATGATGGGTACCGGGCATGAGGTCGATACGATGCAATATCTCGCTGTCGCGGAAGACGGAGATTGGGTCCGTGCTTTTGTGCAGGCACCGGTGGAACGTGAGCCAGGTACGCATTTTGTATATAACAGCGGGGCTACATACATGCTCTCGGCAATCATTCAGAAGGTGAGCGGGCAGAAGCTTCTCGATTACTTGCAGCCGCGGCTGCTTGATCCGCTCGGCATTACCGAAGCGACTTGGGAAGCCTGTCCGCGCGGTATCCATACCGGAGGCTGGGGCATGACGCTGACGACGGAGTCGATCGCCAAGTTCGGTCAGCTGTATTTGCAGCGTGGTGTCTGGGATGACAAACGGGTGCTCACGGAAGCATGGGTGAATGAAGCAACCTCCAAGCAAATTAATAATGGCGACGATGAAGCGAACGATTGGGCTCAGGGCTATGGTTACCAGTTCTGGCGTTGCCGTCATGGTGCTTATCGAGGCGACGGTGCTTTTGGACAGTTCTGCATTGTCCTTCCTGAGAAAGATACGGTCATTGCGCTGACGAGCGGAACGAACGACATGCAAGGTGTGCTGAACGGGATTTGGACGCATTTGCTGCCAGCGCTCAACGATGAGACCTCGGCTGCAGCTTCGACGGCAGAAGACGCAGCGGCTTTGAATTCCAAGCTTGCAAGGCTTACGCTCGAGCCTCCACGCATAATAGCCGAAGAAGCTTCTACGGAGTCGAAGGTGAATGGCCGAAGATACGTGCTGGAAGAGAATTCACTGCAATTGACCGCACTTACAATTCAGTTCGAAGCGGATGCAGCGTTAGTCACGATCGAGAGCAGTGAAGGCGAGTTCGTCCTCCGCTGCGCTCGCGGCGAGTGGGCGGAAGGCCGCGGCATTATGCCGCAGGGCGCTCCGTTCCAGCGTGGGCAGAACCTGCGCATGATGTCGAGCTTTACTTGGAGCGAACCGGACAAGCTCACGATTACGGCTCGGTATATTGAGACGCCGTTCTCGGTAAAGGCAGATTATCAATTTAGCGAAGATGAACTCGTTGTGCAGCAGAAAGTGAACGTCTCTTT